A genomic region of Bacteroidota bacterium contains the following coding sequences:
- a CDS encoding OmpH family outer membrane protein — protein MKTTTFKITLIACLFLSTLNISAQKIGHINLDSLIGLMPESKEAEKASMAFIKELETSIGTMQGELQTKYQDYMANQDKYSDLVKQTKEKELQDLNQRIQEFQASAQEEVNRKKTELAKPIYDKAKKAIDQIAKDKGYKYVLDTSLGNVLFSDPADDLLSSVSDKLGLSKAAKAATPATQGTMPKPKEEPKK, from the coding sequence ATGAAAACCACTACATTTAAAATTACACTTATTGCTTGCTTATTTCTATCTACACTTAACATAAGTGCTCAAAAAATAGGACACATTAACCTTGATTCGTTAATAGGATTAATGCCAGAATCGAAAGAAGCCGAAAAAGCAAGCATGGCGTTTATAAAAGAATTGGAAACAAGCATTGGTACTATGCAAGGCGAATTGCAAACCAAGTACCAAGATTATATGGCCAACCAAGACAAATATTCTGATTTGGTAAAACAAACAAAAGAAAAAGAATTGCAAGATTTAAATCAACGCATACAGGAATTTCAAGCGTCTGCGCAAGAAGAAGTAAATAGAAAAAAAACAGAATTGGCAAAACCAATTTACGACAAAGCAAAAAAAGCAATTGACCAAATTGCCAAAGACAAAGGCTACAAATATGTATTGGATACAAGCTTAGGAAATGTCCTTTTTTCTGACCCTGCAGATGATTTGTTAAGCAGCGTATCGGACAAACTAGGATTAAGCAAAGCTGCAAAAGCAGCAACTCCTGCTACACAAGGCACTATGCCAAAACCGAAGGAAGAGCCTAAAAAATAA
- a CDS encoding type I asparaginase, with protein sequence MKKLAQSIKDKRKPSVLLVYTGGTIGMIEDPKTGQLKPFDFRNLTTQIPELSKFNITLTPVSFEKPIDSSNMHPDVWVMLCKLIEKNYEKYDGFVILHGSDTMAYTASALSFMLENIAKPVILTGSQLPIGIIRTDGKENLITAIEIASSQKDGLPIVSEVCIYFEYQLYRGNRTNKFNAEHFQAFQSPNYPILAEAGVHIKYSTAYLQKPSNKPLRIHYKLDANIAILKLFPGITQSVVNAILSSKGLKAVVLETFGAGNAPTDAWFVKELKEAIDKGIIIYNVTQCSAGSVELGRYETSAQLKEIGVLSAFDSTTEAAVTKLMHLLANYNSKSEIKKLLEKSIRGELTEKWN encoded by the coding sequence ATGAAAAAACTAGCACAATCTATAAAGGATAAACGAAAGCCATCTGTACTTCTTGTATATACAGGCGGAACGATTGGCATGATAGAAGACCCCAAAACAGGGCAATTAAAGCCATTTGATTTTCGAAATTTAACGACACAAATTCCGGAGCTTAGTAAATTCAATATTACACTAACACCTGTATCGTTCGAAAAACCTATCGATTCCTCTAACATGCATCCCGATGTTTGGGTGATGTTGTGCAAGTTAATAGAAAAGAATTACGAAAAGTACGATGGTTTTGTAATCTTACATGGCTCTGATACCATGGCTTATACAGCATCTGCATTAAGCTTTATGTTAGAGAATATTGCTAAACCGGTTATTCTTACCGGCTCACAACTACCCATTGGGATTATTAGAACAGATGGAAAAGAAAATTTAATTACAGCCATAGAAATTGCGTCTTCTCAAAAGGATGGATTACCAATTGTTTCGGAGGTTTGTATTTATTTTGAATACCAATTGTACCGAGGCAATAGAACCAATAAGTTTAATGCAGAGCATTTTCAGGCATTTCAGTCGCCCAATTATCCTATATTGGCTGAGGCGGGAGTGCATATAAAATATAGTACAGCCTATTTGCAAAAACCATCTAATAAGCCATTGCGCATTCATTACAAATTGGATGCTAACATTGCTATTCTAAAATTATTTCCCGGAATAACACAATCAGTAGTAAATGCCATACTATCCTCTAAAGGACTAAAAGCGGTTGTGTTAGAAACCTTTGGAGCCGGTAATGCACCAACAGATGCATGGTTTGTAAAAGAGCTCAAAGAGGCAATAGACAAAGGCATTATTATTTACAATGTTACACAATGCAGTGCCGGAAGCGTGGAGTTGGGACGATACGAAACAAGTGCACAATTGAAAGAGATAGGCGTTTTAAGTGCCTTTGATAGCACTACCGAAGCTGCTGTTACTAAACTTATGCATTTATTAGCCAATTATAATTCTAAGTCCGAGATAAAAAAATTACTCGAAAAAAGTATAAGAGGGGAACTTACGGAAAAATGGAATTAA
- a CDS encoding OmpH family outer membrane protein, which produces MKRISLSLFVLVLTTSISIAQKWGFVDTEYILAQIPEYKSAQQDLDKVSADWQKEIEAKYAEIDKLYKAYQAEQILLTDEMRKKRENEIIAKEKEAKDIQKAKFGVDGELFKKRQDLVKPIQDKVYTAVKTIAEKKTLDVVFDKASDLTMLYTNPKKDFSDEVLIALGYKQGASTGTQNKAKTTK; this is translated from the coding sequence ATGAAAAGAATTAGTTTATCACTTTTTGTACTTGTACTTACCACAAGTATTTCAATAGCCCAAAAATGGGGATTTGTGGATACAGAATACATTTTAGCTCAAATACCTGAGTACAAAAGCGCACAACAAGATTTAGATAAAGTATCTGCCGACTGGCAAAAGGAAATTGAAGCTAAATATGCCGAAATTGATAAGTTATATAAAGCCTACCAAGCTGAGCAAATATTGCTAACAGACGAAATGCGTAAAAAGCGCGAAAACGAAATTATTGCGAAAGAAAAAGAAGCAAAAGACATTCAAAAAGCAAAATTTGGGGTAGATGGCGAATTGTTTAAAAAACGCCAAGACCTAGTAAAACCAATTCAAGACAAGGTATATACTGCCGTAAAAACAATTGCAGAGAAAAAAACACTCGATGTGGTTTTTGACAAAGCAAGCGACTTAACTATGTTATACACCAATCCTAAAAAAGATTTTAGCGATGAAGTATTGATAGCATTAGGATATAAACAAGGAGCATCCACGGGTACTCAAAACAAAGCTAAAACAACCAAGTAA
- a CDS encoding enoyl-CoA hydratase/isomerase family protein — protein sequence MNYENILMNNENGITTITINRPEKLNALNKKTIQEIGHAIADSIANTAVSGIIITGAGPKSFVAGADISEFLGLTVEQGKYLAQAGHDVFDSIENSTKPVIAAINGFALGGGCELAMACHMRIASNNAKFGQPEVNLGLIAGYGGTQRLTQYIGKAKSMELHLTADMITADEALRLGLVNYVTTPEELINKAKEMLEKIKTKSPVAVSSAIAAINYYYQSHKVGYKKEVEEFGKCFGTEDFKEGTQAFLEKRKANFKGK from the coding sequence ATGAACTACGAAAATATTTTAATGAATAACGAAAATGGAATAACTACAATTACCATTAATCGTCCCGAAAAATTAAATGCACTCAACAAAAAAACGATACAAGAAATTGGTCATGCTATTGCAGACTCTATAGCAAATACAGCTGTTTCGGGGATTATTATTACGGGCGCAGGACCAAAGTCTTTTGTGGCCGGGGCTGATATTTCTGAATTTTTAGGACTTACTGTTGAGCAGGGAAAATACCTGGCACAAGCTGGACACGATGTGTTTGATAGTATTGAAAATTCAACTAAGCCTGTAATAGCTGCTATAAATGGCTTTGCGCTGGGTGGAGGGTGCGAGTTGGCAATGGCTTGCCATATGCGTATTGCCAGCAACAATGCAAAGTTTGGGCAGCCCGAAGTAAACCTTGGGCTAATTGCAGGATACGGAGGCACACAACGATTAACACAATATATAGGCAAAGCAAAATCAATGGAATTGCATTTAACGGCCGATATGATAACAGCCGATGAGGCTTTACGCTTAGGATTGGTAAATTATGTTACTACCCCGGAAGAGCTTATTAATAAGGCAAAAGAGATGCTTGAAAAAATAAAAACAAAATCTCCGGTAGCTGTTTCTAGTGCAATTGCAGCTATTAATTACTATTACCAATCTCACAAAGTAGGGTACAAGAAAGAAGTAGAAGAGTTTGGGAAATGTTTTGGCACCGAAGATTTTAAAGAAGGAACGCAAGCGTTTTTAGAAAAACGAAAAGCTAATTTTAAGGGGAAGTAG
- a CDS encoding glutamate racemase gives MANNNPIGIFDSGIGGLTVANAIVKLMPNEKLIYFGDTAHLPYGDKSPDSIKYYAIRISQFLLQKKCKMIVIACNTASAMAYETIKDFVGSKIPVINVIDPVVEEVTRNKKHKHIGVIGTKGTIKSNVYAQKIHLKDKSLQVASLATPLLASMIEEGFFNNKISQTIINSYLSRPKLKNIDSLILACTHYPLIKKEVEAYYKNNIDIIDSAGVVAKHVHNYLSKKKMLTTTKKPVHQFFVSDYTQSFEQSTNYFFKNKISLKEAAIWK, from the coding sequence ATGGCAAACAACAATCCCATAGGTATTTTCGATTCCGGTATTGGTGGACTGACGGTGGCAAATGCCATTGTAAAGCTAATGCCAAACGAAAAGTTGATTTATTTTGGTGATACAGCTCATCTTCCATATGGAGATAAGTCTCCCGATTCTATTAAGTATTACGCCATTCGAATAAGTCAGTTTTTATTGCAAAAAAAATGCAAGATGATTGTTATTGCCTGCAATACCGCATCAGCAATGGCTTACGAAACTATTAAAGATTTTGTGGGATCTAAAATTCCCGTAATAAATGTGATTGACCCGGTGGTGGAAGAGGTTACCAGAAACAAAAAGCACAAACATATTGGAGTAATTGGCACCAAAGGCACTATCAAATCAAATGTGTATGCGCAAAAAATCCATTTAAAAGATAAAAGTCTGCAAGTAGCTTCTTTGGCTACACCGCTGTTGGCATCTATGATTGAAGAGGGTTTTTTTAACAATAAAATAAGCCAAACCATTATTAATTCTTACCTATCTCGCCCTAAATTAAAAAATATCGACTCGCTTATTTTAGCGTGCACACATTATCCGCTTATTAAAAAAGAAGTGGAAGCATACTACAAAAACAACATTGATATAATTGATTCCGCAGGTGTTGTAGCCAAACATGTACACAATTATTTAAGCAAAAAGAAAATGCTTACTACTACCAAAAAACCTGTTCATCAATTCTTTGTATCCGACTATACACAATCGTTTGAGCAAAGCACCAACTATTTTTTCAAAAATAAAATCAGCTTGAAAGAAGCTGCTATTTGGAAGTAG
- a CDS encoding cobalamin B12-binding domain-containing protein, producing the protein MNRPIRVLIAKVGLDGHDRGAKVIASFLRDAGMEVIYTGLRQTPEMVVNSALQEDVDVIGVSILSGAHMTVFPKIISLMKEKGLTDVLLTGGGIIPEDDMNVLKKQGVGELFAPGTETKIIIEYISTWVKTNRKI; encoded by the coding sequence ATGAACAGACCCATACGAGTATTAATTGCAAAAGTAGGATTAGATGGTCATGATAGAGGTGCAAAGGTAATTGCTTCTTTTTTGCGTGATGCAGGGATGGAGGTTATTTACACCGGATTGCGACAAACGCCCGAGATGGTTGTAAATAGCGCATTGCAGGAAGATGTAGATGTAATAGGTGTAAGCATTTTGTCGGGAGCACACATGACTGTTTTCCCAAAAATAATTTCATTAATGAAAGAGAAAGGTTTGACCGATGTGCTGCTTACCGGTGGTGGAATAATTCCGGAAGATGACATGAATGTATTGAAAAAACAAGGTGTTGGAGAGTTGTTCGCGCCTGGTACCGAAACAAAAATAATTATAGAGTACATTTCTACTTGGGTAAAAACCAATCGTAAAATATAA